Genomic segment of Candidatus Bipolaricaulota bacterium:
AAATTCCGAATAATTGTAATTAATGGATAGTTTGTTTTCCTTAGCTAATGCATCTGCCTTAGGATGAGGTATTGATACCCAGAGAGAAGAAATTTCATTCTTAGTTATTATGTCATCTTTTACTCTCTCAAATACCGACACTCTTGGATCCATGGCTTTTCTTACCGGCAATATGTTATTACCATGATTATATTCAATACCTCCAAAATCATCATTTACTATCACATATTGCCCATCCAATATCCATGGTAAAAGATTTTCATACTTCCACATGGCCGGGATTTCGTATAACATAGATTCGCTGATAGCACGAAAATCTGACAGATAAAGCGTCCGTTTATTGCAAAGAAAAGGAATTTCTGATGGAATTAACTGTTTTGTTAGAATCATAAATAATGTATATAAAATTTTTTAAAGTTTATTTGTTTACCGAGCCAGTCTATATCAGGATCAATAGTCCTGAATATAAATAAATCAGAAGATGAACTATACTCCGACGAAGACCTATCAATTGCAAGACTGTCGAGAAAACGATCAGCTCTTTTTCTCTCACTGAAATGCATTGGTAATTTATACTGACTGAAATTCCTTCTTATTTCAATCAAATACACCCCTGCGCGAGAAAGGATCTGTTGCAATTTCAACAAATTTTTCCCTATCATCGTTTGATTTAAAATAACATAAAATTCTTTTACATTGTTATTCTTTACAAGCATCCTAAGGCCAGCAAAAATAAATGCCAAAGCACCATATATAGTATACGGCGGATCAGTAATAAATGTCTGAACTTCCGGGAAACCATCCGCCTTAATTATCTTCCTAATGTCAAATTTTATAACTTTAAATCGTGGAGAGGCCTTTTTAATAATTTTTGTTATATTATCGTCTTTTTCTATAATAACAGGGTAAGCCCAAAATTCATTAATAAATTCTAAACTTACCAAGTCATCATCTCCTATTATGCCAAACTTTAAATATTCAGTAAAAGGGTAGCGTTCTTTAAATAAATCAAAACGTCGTTTACGTGACGCAAAATCACAAGGGAATTGATTTAAATCACAATTTGGAACAAAAGATGGATTCTCTATTAATTCAAAAAAATCTTTTTTTGTAAAATGAAAATTGAATATTTTTTTCACCTTACCGTTCTTTTCAACCTTGACTATTTCATTCTTTATTCCCACATCAATAAGAACGCCTATATTGTCAAAATCCGCTGAACTATTCTTAATAAACTCATCAACATTATTACTGTTTTGTAAATTCCTCATTAAACAAGCAAAATCCATCTTTTCAATCATGTTATTTTTTCGCCAAGATGAAACTGTTTTCCTATCAGACAATTGTATATCTAAGGGTATCAGCCTGATATAATCCTCATATGCTTCTTCTATTCTAAAATCATAATGAATAGGCTTTAATTTTTCTAAAACCGTCCTCCTCTGCATTGGTTTTCCAGAAAATGTGTTTATCACGTGGAACGAAAAATATCCTCTTTCAATTAATGCTAAAAAGTATTCAACAAGATTGCTCTGTTGATTTATTCCTGCACGGTGAGACACATGAATCACTAAAAAATCATTCATAAGCATAAAACGATATCCTAATTCATATAATCTGAACATCAAAAAATCATCTTCAAATCCATAACCCGAATAATTCGGAAATCCTCCCAGTTTTTTAAAAATATCCTTTTTGCAGAATCCGAAATTAGCGATAAATGTTGACTGCTTAATATTTTGAAAAAATGGATCACGAAACAAAGCAGGAGGAAGTCCGGCATTATGTTTTAAAAACCCAATTTCTCCGTTCTCCATTTTATTAAGTATCTTTTTTGTATTTTTGGGAAACCATCCCTGCCTTGT
This window contains:
- a CDS encoding bis-aminopropyl spermidine synthase family protein, which codes for MGKKIIKLSCIILSCDPGKAKGNCILHCLTAIFAQKFKYFEVILIENSHHKKNNIPLIRDTVRELNKRRPTPIAFSLINNKQSYGYGKARNIGAERASSNLLVFVDDDTIILDNSAFQKIFCLSRNFDYGYGAKRLWTRQGWFPKNTKKILNKMENGEIGFLKHNAGLPPALFRDPFFQNIKQSTFIANFGFCKKDIFKKLGGFPNYSGYGFEDDFLMFRLYELGYRFMLMNDFLVIHVSHRAGINQQSNLVEYFLALIERGYFSFHVINTFSGKPMQRRTVLEKLKPIHYDFRIEEAYEDYIRLIPLDIQLSDRKTVSSWRKNNMIEKMDFACLMRNLQNSNNVDEFIKNSSADFDNIGVLIDVGIKNEIVKVEKNGKVKKIFNFHFTKKDFFELIENPSFVPNCDLNQFPCDFASRKRRFDLFKERYPFTEYLKFGIIGDDDLVSLEFINEFWAYPVIIEKDDNITKIIKKASPRFKVIKFDIRKIIKADGFPEVQTFITDPPYTIYGALAFIFAGLRMLVKNNNVKEFYVILNQTMIGKNLLKLQQILSRAGVYLIEIRRNFSQYKLPMHFSERKRADRFLDSLAIDRSSSEYSSSSDLFIFRTIDPDIDWLGKQINFKKFYIHYL